TCCAACGGCTGTTTGGAGGGAGTGAACCCGGAAAAGGTTAGCCCCAGAGCCCGGGAACGGGGAAAAAAGCAGTTAGGAACATTGGGATCCGGAAACCATTTTATTGAAGTCCAGTATGTAGAAACCCTCTATTCTAAACAAATTGCCTCCGTCTTTGGTCTTGTGGAAAAACAGGTCGTGGTCATGATTCACTCCGGATCACGGGGACTCGGACATCAGGTCTGCACAGATTTTTTAAAAATGATCGGCCAGGCGTCGAAACAGTACGGTTATCGTCTCCCTGACCGGCAGTTGGCCTGTGTTCCTGTGACCTCTGACGAAGGAAAAGATTATCTTTCCGCAATGAACTGTGCCGCCAATTATGCCTGGGCCAACCGGCAATGCTTAATGGGACGGGTGGAATCGGCCATGGTCAAGGCGTTAGACCTGTCACCTGAAACACTTGGGGCTTCGCTCCTTTACGATATCGCCCACAATATTGTTAAACTGGAGACCCATCAAATCGATGGAAAACCGAGAAAAGTGGCGGTCCACCGAAAAGGCGCGACGCGGGCCTTCCCGGCGGGTCATCCTGAAGTCCCGGCAGTTTACCAATCGACAGGACATCCTGTCATTGTCCCCGGAGATATGGGACGTTATTCTTATGTCCTCGTGGGGAATCCATCCATTATGGAAGAGACCTTTGGGAGTTCCTGCCACGGCGCTGGAAGAATCTTATCCCGTTCAGCGGCTCTGCGGGCGACAGAAGGACGGTCCATTATCTCCGAGTTAAAAGAAATCGGAGTCACCGTTAAAGGAGCCACCAAAAGCGGAATTCGGGAGGAAGCCCCGGAAGCGTATAAAGATGTCGCAAGGGTCGTGGAAGTCATGGAAAAGGCGGGTCTGGTCACAAAAGTCGCCCGTTTAAGACCGATGGGAGCCATTAAAGGATGAGTCCTCCAAAACCCGTTAAAACGATCGCTGTCATCGGCGCCGGAAGTTGGGGAACGGCTCTTGCCGCTATTTTAAGTGAAAAGAAGATCAAAACCAGATTATGGGCCTATGAAAAAGAGGTCCTTGATTCCATCCAAAAATTTAAAGAAAATAAAATATATTTACCGGGGGTCCCGCTCTCACCCGATCTGCGGGTGACCTGCTCTATTTTGGAGGCCGTCGACGGCTCGGACCTGATCCTTTTTGTCGTTCCATCCCATGCGGCAAGACCCGTCTTAAAAAAAATTTCCCTTCACTTAAAAAAAGAGATCCCGATCATTAGCGCTACCAAGGG
The window above is part of the Nitrospirota bacterium genome. Proteins encoded here:
- a CDS encoding RtcB family protein, which translates into the protein MTIQLKKLDPYRYEIPIGSVPGMNVPGLIFSDSVLLKDIQNDQSIEQVANTACLPGIVKAALAMPDIHCGYGFPIGGVVATDANHGAISPGGVGFDINCGVRLVKTALSKQAVDAKMESLIGMLSRDIPTGTGSFGDVSLTESDYEKIFRTGAGWSIQQGFGRPEDLDTIESNGCLEGVNPEKVSPRARERGKKQLGTLGSGNHFIEVQYVETLYSKQIASVFGLVEKQVVVMIHSGSRGLGHQVCTDFLKMIGQASKQYGYRLPDRQLACVPVTSDEGKDYLSAMNCAANYAWANRQCLMGRVESAMVKALDLSPETLGASLLYDIAHNIVKLETHQIDGKPRKVAVHRKGATRAFPAGHPEVPAVYQSTGHPVIVPGDMGRYSYVLVGNPSIMEETFGSSCHGAGRILSRSAALRATEGRSIISELKEIGVTVKGATKSGIREEAPEAYKDVARVVEVMEKAGLVTKVARLRPMGAIKG